A genomic stretch from Leptotrichia sp. HSP-536 includes:
- a CDS encoding autotransporter domain-containing protein: MKRNLKNMYVYALLLILLSCGSGGSKSGGASASPTPSTPIPLTPSEPVIGVNDVYYDNAIVIREKYFQYLPENPNRINNSITSDAVKKIPSTAGTPITKQDYEVSAGVPMSRKIFVHNFGTTQQVTDFSSDLADSNSYRAAIGAELMDEYIARVNSYAGDNLYIWPAGDAKGNKNPSLQGGLPYFENSLEKSWINVVALANKPGTTGLEWKDLEPLSNAGVAKSWTITAVSEDGTSAKAAENVATVAGQLYEKFPGMKMEMIRQIILSTATDIGALGTDDIFGIGLLNGAKALGGPVYINDKIVVPASKTWEFSNYIRGGKLEKEGAGKLILKGDTGFYSWQNTEINGGILDIRGRHSSGIKIGSAGTLITNSNTKIGKDVINKGILKNVGKGAIIEGNYTAEYGSVTEAEIGTKLIVKGTVKIDGRERNQALGSTLRVLNNNYVTAEPTTATVIEAEKGIEGKFEKVETDELINGKVENTENSIKATISRKNVEDYVNNLSDSDEMQKNTAKNVEVSFKELDKKIEEGNADISKFALSAAKLQKNSLSSSSSALDSLSGQIYASAQALTFQQSQTVNKDLSNRLVMLGTLDNVGDKFGLWISGIGASGKLKQDGYAEGKTKVYGGEVGIDKKFGENLILGTALSYSNANVKFNRHGGESDSGNFGISLYGRVGNNNNPLYAQGRVGLGFVDSKVERDIILSSTDVSRAKIKHNDKVISGYLETGYDVKKGDFVFTPFVGISHDTVQRDAFNEENSQFGLKADKKTYNQTSGLAGIRASQSFNFKNGSKATVQGYVTHQRALNNEDLSFEASYSGLPNAKFKVKGIGLSKNQTWVGAGVLNEVTPNFAWYLNYDGKVDKKVRNNVFTTGVRVNF, encoded by the coding sequence ATGAAAAGAAACCTCAAAAATATGTATGTCTATGCTTTACTATTGATTTTATTAAGCTGTGGAAGTGGCGGCTCAAAATCAGGCGGGGCATCAGCATCACCGACACCGTCAACACCGATTCCATTAACACCATCAGAACCAGTAATAGGAGTTAATGATGTTTATTACGACAATGCTATTGTAATTAGAGAAAAGTATTTTCAGTATTTGCCTGAAAATCCCAACAGAATAAATAATTCTATAACATCAGATGCAGTGAAAAAAATTCCAAGTACAGCTGGAACTCCAATAACAAAACAGGATTATGAGGTGTCAGCGGGAGTTCCTATGAGCAGAAAAATATTTGTGCATAATTTCGGGACAACACAGCAAGTTACAGATTTTAGTTCAGATTTAGCTGATTCAAACAGCTATAGAGCGGCAATCGGCGCAGAGTTAATGGATGAATACATTGCAAGGGTAAATTCATATGCAGGAGATAATTTATATATTTGGCCAGCAGGTGATGCTAAGGGGAACAAGAATCCATCGCTTCAGGGAGGATTGCCATATTTTGAAAATAGTTTAGAAAAATCCTGGATAAATGTTGTTGCACTTGCCAATAAACCAGGAACGACAGGATTGGAATGGAAGGATCTGGAACCGCTTTCAAATGCGGGAGTGGCGAAATCTTGGACAATAACAGCGGTAAGTGAGGATGGCACATCGGCTAAAGCGGCAGAAAATGTTGCAACAGTTGCAGGGCAATTGTATGAAAAATTTCCTGGAATGAAAATGGAGATGATTAGGCAAATAATACTTTCAACAGCTACTGACATTGGAGCATTGGGTACGGATGATATATTTGGAATAGGATTATTAAATGGTGCAAAAGCATTGGGAGGTCCAGTTTATATAAATGATAAAATTGTGGTTCCTGCTTCTAAAACTTGGGAGTTTAGTAATTATATTCGAGGTGGTAAATTAGAAAAAGAAGGAGCTGGAAAATTAATTTTAAAAGGTGATACTGGTTTTTATTCTTGGCAGAATACAGAGATTAATGGAGGAATACTTGATATTAGAGGACGCCATTCATCTGGTATTAAAATAGGAAGTGCTGGAACATTAATAACAAATTCAAATACAAAAATAGGAAAAGATGTAATTAATAAAGGAATACTTAAAAATGTTGGAAAAGGTGCTATTATAGAAGGAAATTACACAGCAGAATACGGTTCGGTAACAGAAGCTGAAATTGGAACGAAATTGATAGTAAAGGGAACTGTAAAAATCGATGGAAGAGAGAGAAATCAGGCTTTGGGCAGCACTTTGAGAGTCCTGAATAATAATTATGTTACAGCAGAGCCAACAACAGCGACAGTTATTGAAGCTGAAAAAGGAATAGAAGGAAAATTTGAAAAAGTGGAAACAGATGAACTGATTAATGGAAAAGTGGAAAATACTGAAAATTCAATTAAAGCTACAATTAGCAGAAAAAATGTGGAAGACTACGTTAATAATTTAAGTGATAGTGATGAAATGCAAAAAAACACAGCTAAAAATGTGGAAGTATCCTTTAAGGAACTGGATAAGAAAATTGAAGAAGGAAATGCAGATATTTCTAAGTTTGCTTTAAGTGCGGCAAAACTGCAAAAAAATTCGTTATCTTCGAGTTCAAGTGCACTCGACAGTTTATCAGGGCAAATTTATGCTTCGGCTCAAGCTTTGACATTTCAGCAGTCGCAAACTGTAAATAAGGATTTGTCGAATAGACTTGTAATGCTTGGGACACTTGACAATGTTGGAGATAAGTTCGGATTGTGGATTTCTGGCATTGGCGCAAGTGGAAAGTTGAAACAAGACGGGTATGCCGAAGGAAAGACTAAAGTTTATGGGGGGGAAGTCGGAATTGATAAGAAATTTGGAGAAAATCTGATTTTAGGAACAGCTTTGTCCTATTCAAATGCAAATGTAAAATTTAATAGACACGGTGGAGAGTCAGATTCAGGCAATTTTGGAATTTCGCTTTATGGAAGAGTCGGAAATAACAATAATCCGTTGTATGCGCAAGGAAGAGTTGGACTTGGATTTGTAGACAGTAAAGTTGAAAGAGATATTATTTTATCTTCAACTGATGTTTCAAGAGCTAAAATTAAGCATAATGATAAAGTAATTTCAGGATATTTGGAAACAGGCTATGATGTTAAAAAAGGAGATTTTGTATTTACGCCATTTGTTGGAATTTCGCACGATACAGTTCAAAGAGATGCATTTAATGAAGAAAATAGTCAATTTGGATTAAAAGCGGACAAAAAAACTTATAATCAGACAAGTGGGCTTGCTGGAATTAGAGCTAGCCAAAGTTTTAACTTTAAAAATGGCTCAAAAGCTACAGTGCAAGGATATGTAACTCATCAAAGAGCATTAAATAACGAAGATTTAAGTTTTGAAGCGTCATATTCGGGATTGCCAAATGCAAAATTTAAAGTGAAAGGAATCGGACTTTCAAAAAATCAGACTTGGGTAGGAGCTGGAGTTTTAAATGAAGTTACGCCAAATTTTGCATGGTACTTGAATTATGATGGAAAAGTTGATAAAAAAGTAAGAAATAATGTGTTTACTACAGGAGTTAGAGTAAATTTTTAA
- a CDS encoding DDE-type integrase/transposase/recombinase translates to MSSISEIYRVRQRAIEYAIKHNNNSKAAVRYKTSRQQIKRWRDRYDGTVQSLLPKSRRPKSHPNQHTQEEIELVMKKYRKFGYEGLAEVYVKARKEGYSRTYDSMCKIVRKMKGNVKEKLKKLHKRKKKAEQAKYPGERVQIDIKYVPEECIQFGTHDQKYYQITALDEYTRKRVLRIADEKSTYQTAKFLENLEKELGFGIKKVQTDNGKEFTNSESDKKTLFELKLEEKGIEYGTTRPYSPWENGKVERSHRLDSKYYADKKFKSKEELLRAIKKYNTRYNNISRKVLGFKSPNEVLKEYKENQ, encoded by the coding sequence ATGAGTAGTATATCAGAAATATACCGTGTTCGTCAACGGGCAATTGAGTATGCAATAAAACATAATAATAATTCAAAGGCAGCAGTAAGGTATAAAACATCACGTCAGCAGATAAAACGTTGGAGAGATAGATACGACGGCACAGTCCAATCTCTTCTTCCAAAAAGTAGAAGACCTAAAAGCCATCCAAACCAGCACACGCAGGAAGAAATCGAGTTGGTTATGAAAAAATACAGGAAATTTGGTTATGAAGGGCTGGCAGAAGTTTATGTCAAAGCGAGAAAGGAAGGCTACAGTCGTACATACGATTCAATGTGCAAGATAGTAAGGAAAATGAAGGGCAATGTCAAAGAAAAGCTTAAAAAGCTACATAAAAGAAAAAAGAAGGCTGAACAGGCGAAGTACCCTGGGGAAAGAGTACAGATAGACATAAAATATGTTCCAGAAGAATGCATACAGTTTGGTACACATGATCAGAAGTATTATCAAATAACGGCATTAGATGAATATACAAGAAAAAGAGTATTAAGGATAGCAGATGAGAAAAGTACCTATCAGACCGCAAAGTTTCTAGAGAACTTGGAAAAGGAGCTGGGATTTGGCATAAAGAAAGTTCAGACAGACAATGGGAAAGAGTTCACAAATTCTGAAAGTGATAAGAAAACGTTGTTTGAGTTAAAACTGGAGGAGAAGGGGATAGAGTACGGGACAACTCGTCCATATTCGCCATGGGAGAATGGAAAAGTGGAAAGAAGCCACAGGCTTGACAGCAAGTACTATGCAGACAAGAAATTTAAAAGCAAGGAAGAACTGTTAAGAGCAATAAAGAAATACAATACAAGATACAACAACATATCAAGAAAAGTATTAGGCTTTAAGAGTCCAAATGAAGTATTAAAAGAGTACAAGGAAAATCAGTAG
- the mgtE gene encoding magnesium transporter, whose product MENNTIQTLINEKKYFEIRKYLNDLNTIEVSELLNQFESSELIMIFRLLSKNRAADVFSYLDTEHQEMIINTMTDVETKNIFDELYFDDIVDIIEEMPSNVVKKILKNTDAKDRHTINQLLKYPDNSAGSIMTTEYMDLKKDMTVSQAISKIRSTVENMENVYTCYVIDEVRKLEGVISLKELITSENDTPIQNLMNKNIINVHANDDQENVAEIIKKYNLIVLPVTDDENRLLGIITVDDIMDVVEQEATEDFHKMAGISPVEESYLKTSAFTMARQRISWLIVLMISATFTGRIIKSYEDVLQSVVILSSFIPMLMDTGGNAGAQSSTIVVRALALGEVNPKDAFKILKKEFSISLIVAVVLAAINYLRLIILTKTPLNVALTVSVTLIFVVMISKIIGAFLPVVAKTFKMDPAIMAGPLITTILDALTLTIYFRFATMFLSNMIK is encoded by the coding sequence GTGGAAAACAACACTATTCAAACACTTATAAATGAAAAAAAATATTTTGAAATTAGAAAATATTTAAATGACTTAAATACTATTGAAGTTTCGGAACTGCTAAATCAGTTTGAATCTTCTGAATTAATAATGATTTTTAGGCTGCTTTCTAAAAATAGGGCGGCAGATGTATTTTCGTATTTGGATACGGAACATCAGGAAATGATTATTAACACGATGACCGATGTGGAAACAAAAAATATATTTGATGAGCTTTATTTTGACGATATTGTCGATATTATTGAGGAAATGCCATCAAACGTAGTAAAAAAAATTTTGAAAAATACTGATGCTAAAGATAGACATACAATAAATCAGTTATTAAAATATCCTGACAATTCAGCTGGAAGTATTATGACAACTGAATATATGGATTTAAAAAAAGATATGACAGTATCTCAGGCAATTTCTAAAATTAGAAGTACCGTAGAAAATATGGAGAATGTCTATACTTGTTACGTGATTGATGAAGTTAGAAAACTAGAAGGAGTAATTTCCTTAAAAGAGCTTATTACAAGTGAAAATGACACTCCTATCCAAAATCTTATGAATAAAAATATAATAAATGTACACGCAAATGATGACCAGGAAAATGTGGCAGAAATAATAAAAAAATACAATCTTATTGTGCTTCCAGTCACAGATGATGAAAATAGACTTCTAGGAATAATAACTGTTGATGATATAATGGATGTTGTGGAGCAGGAAGCGACAGAAGATTTTCACAAAATGGCGGGAATTTCACCAGTTGAGGAATCTTACCTTAAAACAAGCGCATTTACTATGGCAAGACAGAGAATCAGCTGGCTTATTGTGCTTATGATTTCTGCAACTTTTACAGGAAGAATTATAAAAAGTTATGAAGATGTGCTACAATCGGTAGTTATTCTATCTTCATTTATCCCAATGCTAATGGACACTGGAGGAAATGCAGGTGCTCAGTCGTCTACAATTGTTGTCCGTGCTTTAGCATTAGGTGAAGTAAATCCAAAAGATGCTTTTAAAATATTAAAAAAAGAGTTTTCAATTTCACTTATCGTAGCAGTCGTTCTGGCGGCAATTAATTATTTACGGCTTATAATTTTGACAAAAACGCCTTTAAATGTTGCTTTGACTGTGTCGGTTACCCTTATTTTTGTAGTTATGATTTCCAAAATAATAGGTGCATTTCTACCTGTTGTTGCAAAAACTTTTAAAATGGATCCAGCAATTATGGCAGGGCCTTTAATAACTACAATTTTAGATGCTTTGACACTTACTATTTACTTTAGATTTGCAACTATGTTTTTAAGTAATATGATTAAGTAA
- the mgtE gene encoding magnesium transporter, with the protein MKELIENLLKEKKYFEIKKQLNELNAVEISDVLNQFKFPEIVIMIFRLLKKDKAADVFPYLDSEHQEMIIYTSTDIETREIFDELYFDDIVDIIEEMPSNIVRKILKNTDKKDRHLINQLLKYPDNSAGSIMTTEYVDLQKNMTVSEAIEEIRKTGKDKKNIYTCYVTGENGILEGVLSLKELIAKKDTIQVEDIMKKNFVSVNTDDDQEIVADLFKKYDFIVMPVVDHENRILGIITIDDVMDVVDQEVTEDFHKMAGITSPTDDSYLKINIFTMARQRIGWLAVLMISDTISGNIIQGYEKVLAQSIILTAFIPMLMSSGGNVGSQSSTVVIRALALGEISPKDAFKVIKKEFFIGTMVSVILAILNFIRLITLEKIDPVIAFVVSLTLVFTIIISKLVGALLPLGAKILKADPAVMATPLITTISDAVTLIIYFNFASMFLKL; encoded by the coding sequence ATGAAAGAATTAATCGAAAATCTTTTAAAAGAAAAAAAATATTTTGAAATAAAAAAACAATTAAATGAACTTAATGCAGTCGAAATTTCCGATGTATTAAATCAGTTTAAATTTCCTGAAATTGTAATAATGATTTTTAGACTGCTGAAAAAAGACAAAGCGGCGGATGTATTTCCATATCTTGATTCAGAACATCAGGAAATGATTATTTACACTTCAACAGATATTGAAACACGGGAAATTTTTGACGAGCTATACTTTGACGATATTGTCGATATTATCGAGGAAATGCCATCAAATATTGTAAGAAAAATATTAAAAAATACTGACAAAAAAGATAGACATTTAATAAATCAATTGTTAAAATATCCTGATAATTCCGCTGGAAGTATTATGACAACTGAGTATGTGGATTTGCAAAAAAATATGACGGTGTCAGAAGCTATTGAGGAAATTAGAAAAACTGGAAAAGACAAGAAAAATATCTACACTTGCTATGTTACTGGAGAAAATGGAATATTGGAAGGTGTGCTTTCTTTGAAGGAATTAATCGCCAAAAAGGACACTATTCAGGTTGAAGATATTATGAAAAAAAATTTTGTAAGTGTTAATACAGACGATGATCAGGAAATTGTAGCAGATCTATTCAAAAAATATGACTTTATTGTAATGCCGGTTGTGGATCATGAAAATAGAATTTTAGGGATAATTACTATAGATGACGTGATGGATGTTGTCGATCAGGAAGTTACGGAAGATTTTCATAAAATGGCAGGGATTACTTCACCTACTGATGATTCCTATTTAAAAATAAATATTTTTACAATGGCAAGGCAAAGAATCGGATGGCTTGCTGTTCTTATGATTTCCGATACAATTTCTGGAAATATAATTCAAGGCTATGAAAAAGTATTGGCTCAATCTATAATTTTAACGGCTTTTATTCCAATGCTTATGTCAAGTGGAGGAAATGTTGGTTCTCAATCATCAACAGTTGTAATCCGTGCTTTGGCACTAGGAGAAATTTCTCCAAAAGATGCTTTCAAAGTTATAAAAAAAGAATTTTTTATTGGAACAATGGTTTCTGTTATATTGGCAATCTTAAATTTTATAAGATTAATTACTTTGGAAAAAATAGATCCAGTAATAGCTTTTGTTGTTTCACTAACTCTTGTATTTACAATAATAATTTCAAAGCTAGTAGGAGCATTACTTCCACTTGGAGCAAAAATCTTGAAAGCTGATCCAGCCGTTATGGCAACACCTTTGATAACAACAATTTCAGATGCTGTGACACTTATTATTTATTTTAATTTTGCATCAATGTTTTTAAAACTTTAA
- a CDS encoding SDR family NAD(P)-dependent oxidoreductase, producing MKTVLITGASSGIGYELAKVYAENNNNLILVARRKDRLEKLKKEILEKNNSKINVLILEKDLGKANASFELYQEVKKHNIDVDVLINNAGIGIHGEFSKILWADMYKNNSLINLNIRTVVELTKLYLDDFLQKNKGEILNVASIASFFPGPIMATYYASKAFVFSFTEAIREEVAYSNIKIGTLCPGPTATEFEKSPNMEKSTMFAKLKIMTAKKVAQITYRDFEKGKNIIIPGTLNKITVFIARFLPRKTITKIAKRMQEKK from the coding sequence ATGAAAACAGTATTGATAACGGGAGCCAGCAGCGGAATAGGGTATGAATTGGCAAAAGTTTATGCAGAAAACAATAATAATCTCATATTAGTTGCTAGAAGAAAAGACAGGTTAGAAAAATTAAAAAAAGAAATCTTAGAAAAAAATAACAGTAAAATAAATGTGTTAATTTTGGAAAAGGATTTGGGAAAGGCAAATGCTTCTTTTGAATTATATCAGGAAGTGAAAAAGCATAATATTGATGTAGATGTACTAATAAATAATGCAGGAATTGGAATACATGGAGAATTTTCAAAAATTTTGTGGGCTGATATGTATAAAAATAATTCATTAATTAACTTAAACATAAGAACAGTTGTAGAATTGACAAAATTATATTTAGATGATTTTTTACAAAAAAATAAAGGGGAAATTTTAAATGTAGCTTCCATAGCTTCGTTTTTTCCTGGGCCTATTATGGCGACATATTATGCGAGTAAGGCATTTGTTTTCTCTTTTACTGAAGCGATAAGAGAAGAAGTAGCATATTCAAATATAAAAATAGGAACATTATGTCCTGGACCGACTGCAACAGAATTTGAAAAAAGTCCGAATATGGAAAAAAGTACAATGTTTGCCAAATTAAAAATAATGACTGCAAAGAAAGTAGCCCAAATAACATACAGGGATTTTGAAAAAGGGAAAAATATTATAATTCCAGGAACATTAAATAAAATTACAGTCTTTATAGCAAGATTTTTACCTAGAAAAACAATTACAAAAATAGCAAAAAGAATGCAAGAAAAAAAATAA
- a CDS encoding FAD-dependent oxidoreductase, producing the protein MDFSLNLGALDEGKLVKIDENKLYDVTVIGSGPAAVSAAIYAARKGLNVAMVGVKIGGQVLDTNEIENIIGTVSTTGAKFAETLEKHLKEHEIAFKEGHLVKEIKEDGKDKILVTDDGKTYKTKTVIVATGAKPRSLNIPGEAEYVGKGVHYCSTCDGPFYKGLNVAVIGGGNSGVEAALDLSGIAKSVTLIEFMPELKADKVLQEKLAEQSNIKTILNSATVKVNGNEFVESIVYKSRENDEEKTLNVEGMFVEIGLSPRSEVVKDLVETNKIGEIVINPENNSTSVSGIFAAGDVTSIRQKQIIIAMGEGAKAALGAFEYLITKY; encoded by the coding sequence ATGGATTTTAGCTTGAATCTTGGTGCTTTGGATGAAGGAAAACTGGTAAAAATTGATGAAAATAAACTTTATGATGTGACTGTGATTGGTTCTGGACCTGCGGCTGTTTCTGCAGCAATTTATGCAGCTAGAAAGGGTCTTAATGTGGCAATGGTTGGAGTGAAAATTGGAGGACAAGTTCTTGATACAAATGAAATTGAGAATATTATTGGAACTGTTTCGACAACTGGAGCTAAATTTGCAGAAACATTGGAAAAACATTTAAAAGAACATGAAATTGCATTTAAAGAAGGGCATTTGGTAAAAGAGATAAAGGAAGATGGAAAAGATAAAATATTGGTAACTGATGATGGAAAAACTTATAAGACAAAAACAGTTATTGTGGCGACTGGAGCAAAGCCTAGAAGTCTGAATATTCCAGGAGAAGCTGAATATGTTGGAAAGGGAGTTCATTACTGCTCGACTTGCGATGGACCTTTTTATAAAGGATTGAATGTAGCTGTAATTGGTGGTGGAAATTCAGGTGTAGAAGCGGCACTTGACTTGTCTGGAATTGCAAAATCAGTTACATTAATTGAATTTATGCCTGAATTAAAGGCGGATAAAGTTTTACAGGAAAAATTGGCTGAACAATCAAATATAAAAACTATTTTAAATTCCGCAACAGTTAAAGTAAATGGAAATGAATTTGTGGAAAGCATTGTTTATAAAAGTAGAGAAAATGATGAAGAGAAAACATTGAATGTAGAAGGAATGTTTGTAGAGATTGGACTGTCGCCAAGAAGCGAAGTTGTAAAAGACTTGGTTGAAACAAATAAAATTGGAGAAATTGTAATTAATCCTGAAAATAATTCAACTTCTGTATCTGGAATCTTTGCAGCAGGAGATGTTACCAGCATTAGACAAAAACAAATAATTATTGCAATGGGAGAAGGAGCTAAAGCAGCACTTGGAGCATTTGAATACTTAATAACTAAATATTAG
- a CDS encoding type II toxin-antitoxin system death-on-curing family toxin, translated as MCDFVQNDDYYPTFEEKLSYIIFSISKNHFFNDGNKRTALVCGAYFLIINGYKRKIDLYMTDMETHVVELVERKIDNKELIEILKKYI; from the coding sequence GTGTGCGATTTTGTCCAAAACGATGACTACTATCCAACATTTGAAGAAAAGCTTTCATATATAATTTTTAGTATATCTAAAAACCATTTTTTTAACGATGGAAATAAACGAACAGCATTGGTATGTGGAGCATATTTTTTGATAATTAATGGATATAAAAGAAAAATTGACTTGTATATGACTGATATGGAAACACATGTAGTAGAACTTGTAGAAAGAAAAATTGATAATAAAGAATTGATAGAAATATTAAAAAAATATATTTAG
- a CDS encoding heavy metal translocating P-type ATPase: MKTENYTVTGMSCAACANAVEKALNKNNDINASVNIATEKLNIEYDEKKYNFDKIREIVESAGYGLVEDMTEDKKLELYQEKITSLKNRLILAIIFVVPLLYISMGHMLGATLPEFLNPKVNPLNFALAQLVLTLPIIYAGRDFFSHGFKNLARKSPTMDSLIAIGATAAVLYGIYATFRIVTVDPEAHMDLYYESAGTIITLILFGKLLEAKTKGQTSSAIKKLIGLRPKKAKIIENGVEKEVLIEKLKVGDIIIVKPGEKIAVDGRIVEGATSVDESMLTGESLPVSKKVGDKVVGGSINKNGSIRFEATEIGKNTVLSQIIKLVEEAQGSKAPISRMADIVAAYFVPIVIGIAIITGIAWFLSGSGLVAALSFFIAVLVIACPCALGLATPTSIMVGTGKGAENGILIKSGEALETAHKIKTVVFDKTGTITKGKPVLTDLIAYGNYNENELLKIAASVENDSEHPLAEAIVNDAKEKKIELKPYEKFRAMPGYGIRATFEGKEVQIGNRKLMENRKINMEISQKDYDILSNEGKTPMYISIDNELAGLVAVADVIKETSKEAIEKLKRMGIKTIMLTGDNEKTAKFIAKQVGIDDVISEVLPYQKSQKVKELQEQDEFVAMVGDGINDSPALAQANVGIAIGNGTDVAIESADIVLIRNDLRDVAGAIALSKATITNIKENLFWAFFYNVLGIPFAAGIFYAFFNGPKLDPMIAAFAMSFSSVSVLGNALRLKFFKVK; the protein is encoded by the coding sequence ATGAAAACAGAAAATTATACAGTAACTGGGATGAGCTGTGCAGCTTGTGCTAATGCTGTAGAAAAGGCACTTAATAAAAATAATGATATTAACGCTTCGGTTAATATTGCGACTGAAAAATTGAATATTGAATATGATGAGAAAAAATATAATTTTGATAAAATTAGGGAAATAGTAGAGTCGGCTGGATATGGACTGGTTGAGGATATGACGGAAGATAAAAAGTTGGAACTTTATCAAGAAAAAATAACAAGTTTGAAAAATCGATTAATTTTGGCAATTATTTTTGTTGTTCCACTTTTGTATATTTCGATGGGGCATATGCTTGGGGCAACACTTCCTGAATTTTTGAATCCTAAGGTAAATCCGCTTAATTTTGCATTGGCACAGCTTGTGTTGACTTTGCCAATTATTTACGCTGGAAGGGATTTTTTTTCACATGGATTTAAAAATTTAGCGAGAAAATCTCCGACAATGGATTCGTTAATTGCTATTGGGGCAACAGCGGCGGTACTTTATGGAATTTATGCCACTTTTAGAATTGTAACTGTAGATCCTGAAGCACATATGGATTTGTATTATGAGTCGGCTGGCACAATTATCACGTTAATTTTGTTTGGAAAACTGCTGGAGGCGAAAACAAAAGGGCAAACTTCATCGGCAATAAAAAAACTTATCGGACTTCGGCCTAAAAAGGCTAAAATTATTGAAAATGGAGTGGAAAAGGAAGTTCTGATTGAAAAATTGAAAGTTGGAGATATTATAATTGTGAAGCCAGGAGAAAAAATTGCGGTAGACGGAAGGATTGTGGAAGGGGCAACTTCTGTTGATGAGTCAATGTTGACAGGAGAAAGTTTGCCAGTAAGCAAAAAAGTTGGGGACAAGGTCGTCGGAGGAAGTATTAATAAAAATGGAAGTATCAGATTTGAGGCAACTGAAATTGGTAAAAATACAGTCTTGTCACAAATTATAAAGCTGGTTGAGGAGGCACAGGGTTCAAAAGCTCCGATTTCGAGAATGGCTGACATTGTGGCGGCGTATTTTGTGCCGATTGTTATTGGAATTGCTATAATTACAGGGATTGCTTGGTTTCTGAGTGGAAGTGGATTAGTTGCTGCGTTGTCGTTTTTCATCGCTGTACTTGTAATTGCGTGTCCTTGTGCATTGGGGCTTGCAACACCTACATCGATAATGGTTGGAACTGGAAAAGGGGCTGAAAACGGTATCCTTATCAAAAGTGGAGAAGCTCTTGAAACAGCACATAAAATTAAAACAGTTGTATTTGACAAAACGGGTACGATTACGAAAGGAAAACCTGTACTGACTGATTTGATTGCTTATGGAAATTATAATGAAAATGAATTGTTAAAAATTGCCGCAAGTGTAGAAAATGATTCGGAACATCCGTTGGCAGAGGCGATTGTCAATGATGCGAAAGAGAAAAAAATTGAACTTAAACCGTATGAAAAATTTAGGGCAATGCCAGGTTATGGTATTCGTGCGACATTTGAAGGCAAGGAAGTGCAAATTGGAAATAGAAAATTGATGGAAAATCGAAAAATCAATATGGAAATTTCTCAAAAGGATTACGATATTTTGTCAAATGAGGGGAAAACTCCAATGTATATTTCGATTGATAACGAATTGGCGGGACTTGTTGCAGTTGCAGATGTTATCAAGGAAACAAGCAAGGAAGCTATAGAAAAACTGAAAAGAATGGGAATCAAGACAATAATGCTTACTGGAGATAACGAAAAAACTGCGAAATTTATCGCAAAACAAGTGGGAATAGATGATGTAATTTCAGAAGTATTGCCTTATCAGAAATCTCAAAAAGTAAAGGAACTTCAGGAACAGGATGAATTTGTCGCAATGGTTGGAGACGGAATTAACGATTCTCCAGCACTTGCTCAGGCAAACGTTGGAATTGCGATAGGAAATGGAACAGACGTTGCGATAGAATCGGCTGATATTGTCTTAATTAGAAACGATTTGAGAGATGTCGCAGGAGCAATTGCATTAAGTAAAGCGACAATTACAAATATAAAGGAAAATCTATTTTGGGCATTCTTTTATAACGTACTGGGGATTCCTTTTGCCGCTGGAATATTTTATGCATTTTTCAATGGACCAAAATTGGATCCGATGATAGCGGCTTTTGCAATGTCGTTTAGTTCAGTATCAGTTTTGGGGAATGCTTTGAGATTGAAATTTTTTAAAGTGAAGTAA